A region of Sulfuricella denitrificans skB26 DNA encodes the following proteins:
- the ccmA gene encoding cytochrome c biogenesis heme-transporting ATPase CcmA, which produces MLEGKDLACVRGERTLFSHLNFTLNEGELLLVQGANGSGKTSLLRMLCGLLTPEFGEILWRGEEIGAARETYHAEMAYFGHAPAVKEDLSASENLDFSCRLAGIPVDGDEVKGALGHLGLGHCLNLPTKSLSQGQRRRVALARLMLVKAKLWILDEPLTALDQAALQLVQNLIGEHLRQGGMALMTTHQPVMITGIVPKTLPLTP; this is translated from the coding sequence ATGCTGGAAGGGAAAGACCTTGCCTGTGTTCGAGGCGAGCGTACGCTGTTCAGTCACCTCAACTTCACACTCAACGAAGGCGAATTGCTGTTGGTGCAAGGCGCCAATGGCAGCGGCAAAACCAGCCTGCTGCGCATGTTGTGCGGCCTGTTGACGCCCGAATTCGGTGAAATTTTATGGCGCGGTGAAGAGATTGGCGCGGCGCGCGAGACCTACCATGCCGAAATGGCCTATTTCGGGCATGCCCCTGCGGTCAAGGAGGATCTGAGCGCCTCCGAGAATCTCGACTTTTCCTGCCGTCTGGCGGGAATTCCGGTGGATGGTGATGAGGTGAAAGGTGCGCTGGGGCACCTTGGTTTGGGTCATTGTTTGAACCTGCCGACGAAATCGCTGTCTCAAGGGCAGCGTCGGCGCGTTGCGCTTGCCCGTCTGATGCTGGTCAAGGCTAAATTGTGGATACTCGATGAGCCGTTGACGGCCCTTGATCAGGCCGCCTTGCAACTGGTGCAGAATTTGATTGGCGAGCATTTGCGCCAGGGAGGCATGGCTTTGATGACCACGCATCAGCCGGTCATGATTACGGGCATTGTGCCCAAAACCTTGCCATTGACGCCATGA
- a CDS encoding TSUP family transporter, producing the protein MELVLISVVALLTSGLTLFSGFGFGLGTVLMPVFVLFLPVPLAIAATAVVYFANNIFKFGLMAKKTDWRTVARFGLPAVFAQLPALASYTLGGRVHEITPVKAAISAPIAAFALLELSPRFASLVLAATFFAFAGAWIGKRLLKKVPCVLSNWPWPR; encoded by the coding sequence ATGGAACTTGTCTTGATTAGCGTTGTTGCGCTACTGACCTCCGGTCTGACACTCTTCTCTGGTTTTGGTTTTGGTCTTGGGACGGTTCTGATGCCGGTGTTCGTGTTGTTCCTCCCGGTGCCGCTGGCTATTGCAGCTACGGCAGTCGTGTATTTCGCCAACAACATCTTCAAGTTTGGGCTGATGGCTAAGAAGACTGACTGGCGCACGGTGGCGCGCTTCGGTCTGCCGGCCGTTTTCGCCCAACTGCCGGCGCTCGCCAGCTACACGCTGGGCGGTCGCGTGCACGAGATCACGCCGGTCAAGGCGGCTATCAGCGCGCCAATAGCCGCCTTCGCTCTGCTCGAACTGTCGCCGCGCTTCGCCAGCCTCGTGCTGGCCGCCACGTTCTTCGCCTTTGCCGGCGCCTGGATCGGCAAACGGTTATTGAAGAAGGTCCCCTGCGTTTTGTCGAATTGGCCGTGGCCACGATGA
- a CDS encoding transporter, which yields MTQKMEIASGKAIRLVMDRKTSLAVNTLVYCMACLSIPALAGPPYRTDDPEPVEYQHHEFYIATQQIKTVDGRTGTLPHFEFNYGSAPDVMLHIIAPVVFSSPAEGPRQRGLGDVEFGVKYRFMQETDSRPMVGTFPILVTHTGNADKGLGNGDAQMFLPIWLQKKWGEWQSYGGGGYWINHAPDAKNYWFFGWQVQKELSEHLTLGGEIFHNTEQVAGQGSSTGFNLGGSYNFDEHNHLLFSAGKGLTNVDNTNKFSSYVGYQWTW from the coding sequence ATGACGCAGAAAATGGAAATAGCATCGGGTAAGGCAATTCGTCTTGTCATGGATCGTAAGACCAGTCTGGCCGTCAACACGCTCGTGTATTGCATGGCATGCCTATCGATTCCGGCGTTGGCGGGCCCACCTTATCGGACCGACGATCCGGAGCCCGTGGAATACCAACATCATGAGTTCTATATTGCAACACAGCAGATCAAGACAGTCGATGGTCGGACAGGAACCCTGCCTCATTTCGAATTCAACTACGGATCGGCACCCGATGTCATGCTTCACATCATCGCTCCAGTCGTATTTAGCAGCCCGGCGGAAGGGCCGCGCCAACGAGGGCTTGGCGATGTTGAGTTCGGCGTCAAATATCGTTTCATGCAAGAGACCGACAGCCGTCCGATGGTTGGTACTTTCCCTATCCTTGTGACACACACCGGGAACGCGGACAAGGGACTGGGCAACGGCGATGCACAGATGTTTCTGCCCATCTGGCTGCAAAAGAAATGGGGCGAATGGCAAAGTTACGGCGGTGGAGGCTATTGGATCAACCACGCCCCGGATGCTAAAAATTACTGGTTCTTTGGTTGGCAGGTGCAGAAGGAGCTTTCCGAGCATCTAACTCTGGGTGGCGAGATATTTCACAACACAGAACAGGTTGCGGGCCAAGGCTCTAGTACGGGCTTCAACCTCGGCGGGTCTTACAACTTCGACGAGCATAACCACTTACTCTTCAGCGCCGGCAAAGGGCTGACAAATGTCGATAACACGAACAAGTTTTCTTCTTATGTTGGCTACCAATGGACATGGTGA
- a CDS encoding c-type cytochrome, with protein sequence MKRKINFRIITATLFTFSVAMLMPSQASAFDADAAKALAKRNDCMKCHAIDKTKKGPSYKKVAAKYKGKADGQSKLITNFTTEPMVKLSDGKEEKHKLIDTKDINEQKNLADWILSL encoded by the coding sequence ATGAAACGCAAAATCAACTTTCGAATTATCACCGCCACGTTGTTTACTTTTTCTGTGGCCATGCTCATGCCGTCTCAGGCATCCGCCTTCGATGCGGACGCGGCAAAAGCACTGGCAAAGAGGAACGACTGTATGAAGTGCCATGCAATCGACAAGACCAAAAAGGGCCCTTCCTACAAGAAAGTTGCGGCTAAATACAAGGGCAAGGCCGATGGCCAGAGCAAGCTGATTACCAACTTCACCACGGAGCCGATGGTCAAGTTATCAGACGGCAAGGAAGAGAAGCACAAGCTCATCGATACCAAGGACATTAACGAGCAGAAAAATCTGGCCGACTGGATACTCTCGCTCTAG